Proteins from one Methanococcus maripaludis C5 genomic window:
- the npdG gene encoding NADPH-dependent F420 reductase, with protein sequence MKIAILGGTGDQGFGLGLRFSKNHEILIGSRKAEKAEEAAENALKIISEKGYSADIKGMTNIEASKLADVVIVSLPFEYTISTLKELKDVLKGKIVVSIGVPLATAIGDKPTRVIACPQGSVAELIQEMLPESNVVSGFQNICSKCLEDLDCDVACDVLIAGNDKDAKKVIVDLASEIPGVRGIDAGKLEISKFIEQITPLLIQLNIKYKLKGAGIHITGLNL encoded by the coding sequence ATGAAGATTGCGATACTTGGTGGAACAGGAGATCAAGGATTTGGTCTTGGACTTAGATTTTCAAAAAATCATGAAATATTAATTGGATCGAGAAAAGCAGAAAAAGCAGAAGAAGCTGCAGAAAATGCCTTGAAAATAATTTCAGAAAAAGGATATTCTGCAGATATTAAAGGAATGACCAATATTGAAGCTTCAAAATTAGCCGATGTAGTTATTGTATCTTTACCTTTCGAATACACAATTTCCACATTGAAAGAATTAAAAGACGTATTAAAAGGAAAAATAGTTGTTTCAATTGGAGTTCCACTTGCAACAGCAATTGGAGACAAACCAACAAGAGTTATTGCATGCCCTCAAGGCTCAGTTGCAGAATTAATCCAAGAAATGCTTCCAGAATCAAATGTAGTCAGCGGATTTCAAAACATCTGCTCAAAATGTTTAGAAGATTTAGACTGTGACGTTGCTTGCGATGTTTTAATTGCAGGAAATGACAAAGATGCTAAAAAAGTGATTGTTGATCTTGCAAGCGAAATTCCGGGAGTTAGGGGAATTGATGCTGGAAAATTAGAAATTTCAAAATTTATAGAACAAATTACGCCATTATTGATTCAGTTAAACATAAAATACAAATTAAAAGGTGCAGGAATTCATATTACAGGATTAAACCTTTAA
- a CDS encoding sugar phosphate isomerase/epimerase yields MKYGISSLVFLPETLQSSMEKVATNSFDCWEIVSEGSHQLNPKNIKYLRNLREEYDVDLVIHAPFSDLNPASMNRDVRNLTTNSIIEAIEGAFELDANVVTVHPGYLPPLWSDYTKEILDNNFSSLNDIVEMAEDYEVMIGLENMPNYPGVLGVTIESLKDIIKDINSKYLGITFDIGHANTATKNPETFVKELNKIGKGIVHVHIHDNMGTEDEHALIGAGNIDFLKILSELKDINYDNVLSFESKSIRDAVNSRETINKYLSMIEK; encoded by the coding sequence ATGAAATATGGAATATCATCTTTAGTATTTTTACCGGAAACTCTCCAGTCATCAATGGAAAAAGTTGCAACAAACTCTTTTGACTGCTGGGAAATTGTTTCTGAAGGAAGTCATCAATTAAATCCAAAAAATATAAAATATTTAAGAAATTTAAGGGAAGAATACGATGTTGATCTGGTAATTCACGCACCGTTTTCAGATTTAAATCCTGCGTCAATGAACAGGGATGTTAGAAATTTAACAACAAACAGCATTATTGAAGCAATTGAAGGTGCTTTTGAACTCGATGCAAATGTTGTTACGGTTCACCCAGGATACTTACCGCCACTTTGGTCTGACTACACAAAAGAGATTTTAGACAACAATTTTTCCTCTTTAAACGATATAGTGGAAATGGCTGAAGACTACGAAGTAATGATTGGTTTAGAAAATATGCCAAATTACCCCGGAGTTTTGGGGGTTACCATTGAATCTTTAAAAGATATTATAAAAGACATCAACTCAAAGTACCTTGGAATTACCTTTGATATTGGTCATGCAAACACTGCAACAAAAAACCCTGAAACTTTTGTAAAAGAGTTAAATAAAATAGGAAAAGGAATTGTTCATGTGCATATTCACGACAATATGGGAACAGAAGATGAACATGCATTGATTGGTGCTGGAAACATTGACTTTTTAAAAATATTAAGTGAATTAAAAGATATTAACTACGATAATGTTTTATCTTTTGAATCTAAAAGTATAAGGGACGCTGTAAACAGCAGAGAAACGATAAACAAATATCTATCGATGATTGAAAAATAA
- a CDS encoding FumA C-terminus/TtdB family hydratase beta subunit has protein sequence MQLKTPISKEDVKKLKVGDIVYLSGDICTGRDEAHITTIEEKKPPINLENGVIYHAGPIMKKEKNGKWTCVAIGPTTSARMNGLEEDFIRITNISAIVGKGGMDDKLLKTFEESGVIYFAAPGGCAALLADSVNEVKNVYHLELGMPEAFWELSVENFGPLIVAMDAHGNSLYSKVNEDVDKNLENILKKL, from the coding sequence GTGCAATTAAAAACACCAATTTCAAAGGAAGACGTTAAAAAACTCAAAGTTGGCGATATCGTATATTTAAGTGGCGATATTTGTACTGGAAGGGATGAAGCCCACATAACAACAATAGAAGAAAAAAAACCTCCAATAAATCTTGAAAATGGGGTAATTTATCATGCAGGCCCTATAATGAAAAAAGAGAAAAATGGCAAATGGACATGTGTTGCCATTGGGCCGACAACATCTGCTCGAATGAATGGACTCGAAGAAGACTTCATAAGAATTACAAATATATCTGCAATTGTTGGAAAAGGTGGCATGGATGATAAGCTTTTGAAAACTTTTGAAGAATCGGGTGTAATTTATTTTGCAGCACCGGGGGGATGTGCAGCACTTTTAGCAGATTCAGTAAATGAAGTGAAAAACGTTTATCATCTTGAACTTGGAATGCCAGAAGCATTCTGGGAACTAAGTGTTGAAAATTTTGGACCATTGATTGTCGCAATGGACGCTCACGGAAATAGTTTATATTCTAAAGTTAACGAAGACGTCGATAAAAATTTAGAAAATATTCTAAAAAAGTTATAA
- a CDS encoding 30S ribosomal protein S19, producing MARQKKYSGKGGARKKNKQKQNVAPRRRVEFKYKGFTLEELQEMPIKKFMEIVPSRQRRTMARGITPKQRKLVMKIKKARRLTNRGKEARVIRTHCRDFVITPEMIGLTFGIYNGKEFKEIKLVEETVGRFLGEMAPTRAVVQHGSPGMGATRGSMFVPIK from the coding sequence ATGGCCAGACAAAAAAAGTACAGTGGCAAAGGTGGCGCCAGAAAGAAAAATAAACAAAAACAAAATGTGGCACCAAGAAGAAGAGTAGAATTCAAGTACAAAGGTTTCACTTTGGAAGAACTTCAAGAAATGCCAATTAAAAAATTCATGGAAATTGTTCCTTCAAGACAAAGAAGAACAATGGCTAGAGGAATTACCCCTAAACAAAGAAAATTAGTTATGAAAATCAAAAAAGCTAGAAGGTTAACAAACAGAGGTAAAGAAGCAAGAGTTATAAGAACTCACTGCAGAGACTTTGTTATAACCCCTGAAATGATTGGATTAACATTCGGTATCTACAACGGTAAAGAATTCAAAGAAATTAAATTAGTTGAAGAAACCGTTGGAAGATTCTTAGGAGAAATGGCTCCAACAAGAGCAGTTGTTCAACACGGTTCACCAGGTATGGGTGCAACAAGAGGTTCAATGTTCGTTCCAATTAAATAA
- a CDS encoding 50S ribosomal protein L2, whose amino-acid sequence MGKRLISQNRGRGTPKYRSPTHKRKGAVKYRSYDEMEKDGKILGTVVDILHDPGRSAPVAKVRFANDEERLVLIPEGIQVGEEIECGISAEIKPGNVLPLGEIPEGIPVYNIETIPGDGGKLVRSGGCYAHVISHDVGKTIVKLPSGFSKVLNPACRATVGVVAGGGRKEKPFVKAGKKYHSLSAKAVAWPKVRGVAMNAVDHPYGGGRHQHLGKPSSVSRHTSPGRKVGHIASRRTGRK is encoded by the coding sequence ATGGGTAAAAGACTGATTTCCCAGAATAGAGGACGAGGGACTCCAAAATACAGATCCCCTACTCATAAAAGAAAAGGTGCAGTTAAGTACAGAAGTTACGACGAAATGGAAAAGGACGGAAAAATCCTCGGAACCGTTGTTGATATCTTACACGACCCAGGACGATCTGCACCTGTAGCAAAAGTAAGATTTGCTAACGATGAAGAAAGATTAGTATTAATTCCAGAAGGAATTCAAGTTGGAGAAGAGATTGAATGCGGTATCAGCGCAGAAATCAAACCTGGAAACGTTTTACCACTTGGTGAAATCCCAGAAGGTATTCCAGTATACAACATTGAAACCATCCCCGGAGATGGCGGTAAATTAGTAAGATCTGGTGGATGTTACGCACACGTTATTTCACACGACGTTGGAAAAACAATCGTAAAATTACCTTCGGGCTTTTCAAAAGTTTTGAACCCTGCATGCAGAGCAACAGTTGGTGTTGTTGCAGGTGGTGGAAGAAAAGAAAAACCATTTGTTAAAGCAGGTAAAAAATACCATTCATTAAGCGCTAAAGCTGTTGCATGGCCAAAAGTTAGAGGTGTTGCAATGAACGCTGTAGATCACCCTTACGGTGGTGGAAGACACCAGCACTTAGGAAAACCTTCAAGCGTTTCAAGACATACCTCCCCAGGTAGAAAAGTAGGACATATCGCTTCAAGAAGAACCGGTAGGAAATAA
- a CDS encoding 50S ribosomal protein L23, whose amino-acid sequence MDAFDVIKTPIVSEKTMKLIEEENRLVFYVERKATKADIRAAIKELFDAEVADINTSITPKGKKKAYITLKAEYNAGEVAASLGIY is encoded by the coding sequence ATGGATGCCTTTGATGTTATAAAAACACCAATCGTTAGTGAAAAAACAATGAAACTCATTGAAGAAGAAAACAGATTGGTATTTTACGTTGAAAGAAAAGCAACAAAAGCAGACATTAGAGCAGCAATTAAAGAATTGTTCGATGCAGAAGTTGCAGATATAAACACAAGCATTACTCCAAAAGGAAAGAAAAAAGCGTACATTACGTTGAAAGCTGAATACAACGCTGGAGAAGTAGCTGCAAGTTTAGGAATCTACTAA
- the rpl4p gene encoding 50S ribosomal protein L4: MNVKVYNLDGSEKGDIELPAVFETEYRPDLIKRAVISSLTAKLQPKGCDAFAGYRTSAKSIGKGHGKARVRRTAQGAGAFVPQAVGGRRAHPPKVEKILFERINKKEKLKALASAIAASAIPEIVSARGHKIEGVPSLPLVVNAEFEGLVKTKEVLDVFKALNLAADVEKAKDGIKIKAGRAKLRGRKYKKPRSVLVVVGDACEAIAASRNLAGVDVITANDLSAIHIAPGTMAGRLTLWTENAIEKINGRF, translated from the coding sequence ATGAATGTTAAAGTTTACAATTTAGATGGTTCTGAAAAAGGAGATATTGAATTACCTGCTGTATTTGAAACAGAATACAGACCAGATTTAATTAAAAGAGCAGTAATCTCATCATTAACCGCAAAATTACAACCAAAAGGTTGCGATGCGTTTGCAGGTTACAGAACTTCAGCTAAATCAATTGGAAAAGGACATGGTAAAGCTAGAGTTAGAAGAACCGCACAAGGTGCTGGTGCATTCGTTCCTCAAGCAGTGGGCGGAAGAAGAGCTCACCCTCCAAAAGTTGAAAAAATATTATTCGAAAGAATAAACAAAAAAGAAAAATTAAAAGCATTAGCAAGCGCTATTGCAGCTTCAGCAATTCCTGAAATCGTTTCAGCAAGAGGCCACAAAATCGAAGGTGTTCCTTCATTACCTTTAGTTGTTAACGCAGAATTCGAAGGACTTGTTAAAACAAAAGAAGTTTTAGATGTTTTCAAAGCTTTAAACTTAGCTGCTGACGTAGAAAAAGCTAAAGACGGCATTAAAATTAAAGCTGGAAGAGCAAAATTAAGAGGAAGAAAATACAAAAAACCAAGAAGTGTTTTGGTTGTTGTAGGCGATGCATGTGAAGCAATTGCAGCATCAAGAAACCTCGCAGGTGTAGATGTAATTACAGCTAACGATTTAAGCGCAATACACATTGCACCAGGAACAATGGCTGGAAGATTAACACTTTGGACTGAAAATGCCATTGAAAAAATAAACGGAAGATTTTAA
- a CDS encoding 50S ribosomal protein L3, producing MGMKKNRPRRGSLAFSPRKRAKKLVPKIRSWPADKKVGLQAFPVYKAGTTHALLIENNPKSPNNGQEVFTPVTVLETPDVTVAGIRLYEKTTKGLKALTEVWAEQLDGDLGRKLTLAKKEEKKTADALDAVVEKATEVRAIVHTNPKTTGIPKKKPEVVEIRIGGSSVAERLAYAKEILGKTLAIGDVFEAGEIIDTLAITKGKGFQGSVKRWGIKVQFGKHQRKGVGRHTGSIGPWRPRRVMWTVPLPGQMGFHQRTEYNKRILKLGSEGAEITPKGGFLNYGAVKNGYVVVKGTVQGPAKRLVVLRGSVRAAEDKFGLPEVAYISTESKQGN from the coding sequence ATGGGTATGAAAAAAAATAGACCTCGTAGAGGTTCCCTAGCATTTAGCCCAAGAAAAAGAGCTAAGAAATTAGTTCCTAAAATCAGATCATGGCCTGCAGACAAAAAAGTAGGACTCCAAGCATTCCCTGTATACAAAGCAGGAACAACACATGCTTTATTGATCGAAAACAACCCTAAAAGTCCAAACAATGGTCAGGAAGTATTTACACCTGTAACCGTATTAGAAACACCGGACGTTACCGTAGCAGGAATCAGACTCTACGAAAAAACAACCAAAGGGTTAAAAGCATTAACTGAAGTATGGGCTGAACAGTTAGACGGCGACTTAGGAAGAAAATTAACTTTAGCTAAAAAAGAAGAGAAAAAAACTGCTGATGCTTTGGATGCTGTTGTAGAAAAAGCTACAGAAGTTAGAGCTATTGTTCACACAAACCCAAAAACTACAGGAATACCAAAGAAAAAACCTGAAGTTGTTGAAATCAGAATCGGTGGATCATCAGTTGCTGAAAGATTAGCTTATGCTAAAGAAATCTTAGGCAAAACACTCGCAATTGGCGATGTTTTCGAAGCTGGAGAAATTATCGATACTTTGGCAATTACTAAAGGTAAAGGATTCCAAGGATCAGTTAAAAGATGGGGAATCAAAGTTCAATTTGGAAAACACCAAAGAAAAGGTGTTGGTAGACACACAGGTTCAATCGGTCCATGGAGACCTAGAAGAGTTATGTGGACTGTACCATTACCTGGTCAGATGGGTTTCCACCAAAGAACGGAATACAACAAAAGAATCTTAAAATTAGGCAGCGAAGGCGCTGAAATTACACCTAAAGGCGGATTCTTAAACTACGGTGCTGTTAAAAACGGCTATGTTGTAGTTAAGGGAACTGTTCAAGGTCCTGCAAAAAGATTAGTAGTTTTAAGAGGATCTGTAAGAGCTGCTGAAGACAAATTCGGCTTACCAGAAGTTGCTTACATCAGTACAGAATCCAAACAAGGAAACTAA
- a CDS encoding haloacid dehalogenase, giving the protein MKNRSYLIEFFEKKNNTREKILKISREIVKDSGLIIRKIQKGTEVDFTDIEEKLKELKNFSEDHFEFQKYRGTPEQEYVETRVYYSIIFENKILDFFDFDNILEESYILGLCDVIGELRRIILESIRKDEKTKAELYFEYMNKIYDFLMEFDNYHVIDGLRRKQDVSRSLIEKTHGDIINFNENLKLRIELSKFNK; this is encoded by the coding sequence GTGAAAAATAGATCTTATTTAATAGAATTCTTTGAAAAAAAGAATAATACCAGGGAAAAAATTTTGAAGATTTCAAGGGAAATTGTAAAGGATTCGGGACTCATTATTCGAAAAATACAGAAAGGAACTGAGGTAGATTTTACAGATATTGAAGAAAAATTAAAAGAATTAAAAAACTTTTCAGAAGATCACTTCGAATTCCAAAAATATAGGGGAACTCCTGAACAGGAGTATGTCGAAACACGAGTTTATTATTCGATAATTTTTGAAAATAAAATTTTGGATTTTTTTGATTTTGATAATATCTTGGAAGAAAGCTATATTTTGGGTTTGTGTGACGTTATCGGCGAACTTAGAAGAATAATTCTTGAATCAATTCGAAAAGACGAAAAAACAAAAGCAGAACTTTATTTTGAATATATGAATAAAATTTACGACTTTTTAATGGAATTTGATAATTACCACGTAATTGATGGACTTAGGAGAAAACAAGATGTTTCAAGAAGTTTAATTGAAAAAACTCACGGAGATATAATTAATTTCAACGAAAATCTGAAACTTAGAATAGAACTTTCAAAATTTAATAAATAA
- a CDS encoding NAD(P)H-hydrate dehydratase, with the protein MIIAGAVPIKGMDLIKGPVKLNKDTVEIENKKLPLSMGTCALLGAAFKTLEYFGKETELTFITSGDVGEGEGSLKIYEELHEINDEITIIHYIKPKISEIIKVDFSKKVIGDAGGMYAGKAAGIGDKFHMFFPDVGELAFLADEKSSHPAYVRGFISEIDDQEIPKLIKMAYTQKMPKNMVVKGSKDHIVHEGNVIDTVEYPKFEAMECIGGTGDTLTGITSSLIACGFKTEKAGVLGCKLNRKLGELVKPKPDTQIYEIIQKIPDALKEFDL; encoded by the coding sequence ATGATTATTGCAGGCGCAGTACCGATAAAAGGAATGGATCTCATCAAAGGCCCTGTTAAATTAAATAAAGATACAGTTGAAATAGAAAATAAAAAACTGCCTTTATCAATGGGAACTTGCGCTCTATTGGGTGCTGCTTTTAAGACTTTAGAATACTTTGGTAAAGAAACTGAATTAACATTTATCACTTCGGGAGATGTTGGAGAAGGCGAAGGAAGTTTAAAAATTTATGAAGAATTGCATGAAATAAATGATGAAATAACAATTATCCACTACATAAAACCAAAAATATCTGAGATTATTAAAGTTGATTTCTCAAAAAAAGTTATTGGAGATGCGGGTGGAATGTATGCTGGAAAAGCTGCAGGAATTGGCGATAAATTTCATATGTTCTTTCCAGATGTGGGGGAGTTAGCATTTTTAGCCGATGAAAAATCATCTCACCCAGCATACGTAAGAGGTTTTATCTCAGAAATCGATGACCAAGAAATTCCAAAGCTAATAAAAATGGCATATACTCAAAAAATGCCGAAAAATATGGTTGTAAAGGGGAGTAAAGACCATATTGTACATGAAGGAAATGTTATCGATACTGTTGAATATCCAAAATTTGAAGCAATGGAGTGTATCGGAGGAACAGGCGATACTTTAACGGGAATTACATCTTCATTAATTGCATGCGGATTTAAAACGGAAAAAGCAGGAGTACTTGGATGCAAACTCAATAGAAAATTGGGCGAACTTGTAAAACCAAAGCCAGATACTCAAATTTATGAAATCATTCAAAAAATACCTGATGCTTTAAAAGAATTTGATTTATAA
- a CDS encoding DUF3343 domain-containing protein — protein MSSIFGKLNTILNPKKEKVEKKGNGLILFKNVKDAISAERILKDYSVKVVAPPQEIREGCDLAVEYDLVEEMGIKRELENNNLEAVKFISLDDTSMEPLSLVKVKKIDGFTLVRSGNMKITIDKVGNIVNISGGGCPDVPYLNLKLKGKNILDVAEEDSPKHLGYTLCAYTLNKAFEKAKTIALEGIK, from the coding sequence ATGTCTTCGATTTTCGGTAAATTAAACACAATTTTAAACCCCAAAAAAGAAAAAGTTGAAAAAAAAGGAAATGGTTTAATCCTGTTTAAAAATGTAAAGGATGCCATATCTGCAGAAAGGATTTTAAAGGATTATTCGGTAAAAGTTGTAGCTCCGCCTCAGGAAATAAGAGAAGGCTGTGATTTAGCAGTTGAATACGACCTTGTAGAAGAAATGGGAATTAAGAGGGAGCTTGAAAATAATAATCTGGAAGCTGTTAAATTCATATCGTTAGATGATACTTCAATGGAACCGTTGAGTCTTGTGAAAGTAAAAAAAATCGATGGATTTACCCTTGTAAGATCGGGAAACATGAAAATTACAATTGATAAGGTTGGAAATATTGTAAATATCTCTGGAGGGGGCTGTCCAGATGTTCCTTATTTAAATTTAAAATTAAAAGGGAAAAATATACTCGATGTGGCTGAAGAAGATAGTCCAAAACATTTAGGATACACATTGTGTGCATATACACTCAATAAAGCTTTTGAAAAAGCGAAAACAATTGCATTAGAGGGCATAAAATGA
- a CDS encoding YeeE/YedE thiosulfate transporter family protein: MSYVPAIATLAFGILLGYLGQRSSMCFCGGIRDFYLMKDTWLVKGLLGFVGGALIGSIIFNVIGMLPLFPWIATKGLTAIPGDAAGSLGFGAHFIVTIIGGFGVGFLSVIQGGCPFRNYVMAGEGNQTAMAYVIGLAIGAIAFHQWVAPFVASILA; the protein is encoded by the coding sequence ATGAGTTACGTACCTGCAATTGCCACTTTGGCATTTGGTATTCTTTTAGGATACTTAGGACAGAGATCATCAATGTGCTTTTGTGGAGGTATCAGGGATTTCTACCTCATGAAAGATACATGGTTAGTTAAAGGTTTACTCGGATTTGTAGGAGGAGCCTTAATTGGTTCAATTATATTTAATGTTATTGGAATGCTCCCATTATTCCCATGGATAGCAACAAAAGGACTCACAGCAATTCCAGGAGATGCTGCAGGAAGCTTAGGCTTTGGTGCACACTTCATCGTTACAATCATTGGTGGTTTCGGAGTTGGATTTTTATCCGTTATTCAAGGTGGATGTCCATTTAGAAACTACGTGATGGCCGGAGAAGGAAACCAAACTGCTATGGCATACGTAATTGGTTTAGCAATTGGTGCAATAGCATTCCACCAGTGGGTAGCCCCATTTGTTGCGTCAATCTTAGCATAA
- a CDS encoding cytochrome c — protein sequence MKVSPLQTGLIAGFSAILLEVIFKVTPPPAYGLCVACHTRDLVNWIVNSVAGTTLGMAPVSKLIPLLTVVGLLIGALIGAIVHKDFKIRKTHGLVTGFILGFLVLNFALLMGGCPVRMGLRTAYGDIFGLLGILGIAAGVIVSTEVYLKKA from the coding sequence ATGAAAGTTTCACCATTGCAGACTGGCCTTATCGCAGGTTTTTCCGCAATACTCTTGGAAGTTATCTTTAAAGTTACTCCGCCTCCAGCATACGGACTCTGTGTTGCATGCCACACAAGAGACCTCGTAAACTGGATCGTAAACAGCGTTGCTGGAACCACATTAGGAATGGCCCCAGTATCAAAATTAATTCCTTTGTTAACTGTTGTTGGTTTACTTATCGGTGCACTAATTGGTGCAATTGTTCACAAAGATTTCAAAATTAGAAAAACCCATGGTTTAGTTACTGGATTCATACTTGGATTCTTGGTACTCAACTTTGCACTTTTAATGGGTGGTTGCCCAGTTAGAATGGGTTTAAGAACCGCTTACGGAGACATATTCGGTTTACTCGGTATATTAGGTATCGCTGCCGGAGTAATCGTTTCTACTGAAGTATATCTAAAAAAGGCATAA
- a CDS encoding tripartite tricarboxylate transporter permease yields the protein MIQNLLFLIFGTVTGTITGLIPGIHPNTIIPISIVLYPYFGSNNYFSFLIGLLIAHYFLNYIPSAFIGVPDDESAVAAVPMHNLTILGRGYEAVVLAGFGAFFGIICSILVFMIISAINIDFQSFYSNFKPFIPYILILFMLISIIFSKNRIWTFLIILFSGILGTIVFYKNPSFNYSLTVIFTGMFGIPLLFENLTKKELGNQFISFPEIKMSYLKSAIFGTLGGFFRIFIPATGGAQMNYFLSKLIKEENIENFIISQGSITLSNELFSILAIMLIGTGRSGISEAIKSLKIEYVTSELFSNVLIATGLSFLILTVISKYFLQNINKYDYSIISKILIVFCTILMLILSFKSYPIYHIIIYLVSISIGILCVKKRVNLSNMMGVLIFPTILYFLKI from the coding sequence ATGATTCAAAACTTACTTTTTTTAATTTTTGGAACTGTTACTGGAACAATTACTGGATTAATCCCCGGAATTCATCCAAATACGATTATTCCAATTTCAATAGTTTTATATCCTTATTTTGGAAGCAATAATTATTTTAGTTTTTTAATCGGACTTTTGATAGCTCACTACTTTTTAAATTACATTCCTTCAGCATTCATCGGGGTTCCGGACGATGAATCTGCAGTAGCAGCGGTTCCGATGCACAATTTGACAATTTTGGGAAGGGGCTACGAAGCAGTAGTTTTGGCAGGCTTTGGAGCATTTTTTGGAATAATCTGTTCAATTTTGGTATTCATGATAATTTCAGCAATAAATATAGATTTTCAAAGTTTTTATTCGAATTTTAAGCCATTTATCCCGTATATTTTAATTTTATTCATGCTAATTTCGATTATCTTTTCGAAAAACAGGATCTGGACATTTTTAATAATTTTATTTTCAGGAATTTTGGGAACGATAGTATTTTACAAAAATCCTAGTTTTAATTATTCTTTAACGGTAATCTTTACAGGAATGTTTGGAATTCCGCTTCTATTTGAAAATTTGACTAAAAAAGAACTAGGAAACCAGTTTATCAGTTTTCCAGAAATAAAAATGTCATACTTAAAATCTGCAATTTTTGGAACTTTGGGCGGATTTTTCAGGATATTTATTCCAGCAACCGGTGGGGCACAGATGAATTATTTTTTAAGTAAATTAATAAAAGAAGAAAATATCGAAAATTTCATAATTTCGCAAGGTTCGATAACTCTTTCAAACGAGCTTTTTTCAATTCTGGCAATCATGTTGATCGGAACTGGAAGAAGCGGAATTTCAGAAGCAATAAAAAGCTTAAAAATTGAATACGTAACTTCGGAACTTTTTTCAAACGTACTTATTGCAACAGGCCTTTCTTTTTTAATTTTAACAGTAATTTCAAAGTATTTTTTACAAAACATTAATAAATATGATTATAGCATTATTTCAAAGATTTTGATAGTTTTTTGCACGATTTTGATGTTAATTCTTTCGTTTAAAAGTTACCCGATATATCACATTATAATATACCTAGTATCAATTTCGATAGGAATATTATGCGTTAAAAAACGAGTAAATCTATCAAACATGATGGGTGTTTTGATATTCCCTACGATTCTTTATTTTTTAAAAATTTAA
- a CDS encoding AAA family ATPase yields the protein MLIAITGTPGVGKSTVSKFLFEKLKSSGKDIACINITEVVSKEGLYLEKDIEMDSYVVDFDKLNEYIQSVGTKDILLDGHVSHYLNPDYIIVLRANPLLIKNRLESRNYNSEKLNENVEAELLDVCLVESIERNDESMIFEIECSEKDPEKIVNEILMFLDSKNPEYGNVSWLEDYFYLIE from the coding sequence ATACTGATTGCAATTACAGGAACCCCTGGAGTTGGAAAGTCGACTGTATCAAAATTCCTCTTTGAAAAATTAAAATCTAGCGGTAAAGATATCGCTTGCATAAATATTACTGAAGTGGTTTCAAAAGAAGGACTTTATCTGGAAAAAGATATTGAAATGGATTCTTATGTTGTCGATTTTGATAAATTAAATGAATATATTCAGTCAGTTGGAACCAAAGATATACTTCTGGACGGGCACGTCAGCCATTATTTAAATCCAGATTATATTATTGTACTTCGGGCAAATCCACTGTTGATTAAAAATCGGCTGGAATCTCGAAATTATAATTCCGAAAAATTAAATGAAAATGTTGAAGCCGAACTTCTTGACGTTTGTTTAGTAGAATCTATTGAAAGAAATGACGAATCAATGATTTTTGAAATAGAATGCAGCGAAAAAGATCCAGAAAAAATAGTAAACGAAATATTAATGTTTTTAGACTCAAAAAATCCAGAATATGGAAATGTAAGCTGGCTTGAGGATTACTTTTATCTTATTGAATAA